In the Brucella anthropi ATCC 49188 genome, one interval contains:
- a CDS encoding DUF3108 domain-containing protein encodes MIEPSHELKPVWQRLAHYGVLTFAGLILAGLTIASGPARANDLYRTEYDISIFGLSIARSAIETTVNGANYNLNGRFLTSGLARVFDDTDGTVHVTGSAVGGKVVPKSFDLAYKHGRKNKSTTIRFANGNVVAAENQPPVKKRDPWVETSPQDLLNVSDPLSALMIPAKNGRAVCDRSLSVFDGQTRAEIKLSFNGTESFTTDGFTGESVVCSAKFVPISGYQKGKKAIDYLSNRSRITISFASLGNSGIYAPVVARIGTQIGTLKIEATRFSKVN; translated from the coding sequence ATGATCGAACCGTCGCATGAGTTGAAGCCCGTCTGGCAGCGGCTGGCGCATTATGGTGTGTTGACCTTTGCGGGCCTGATCCTTGCGGGATTAACGATTGCTAGCGGGCCGGCCAGGGCCAACGATCTTTATCGGACCGAATACGATATTTCCATTTTCGGACTTTCGATTGCGCGGTCTGCCATAGAAACCACGGTCAATGGCGCCAATTACAATCTCAATGGCCGTTTTCTGACTTCCGGTCTGGCGCGTGTGTTCGACGATACGGACGGCACCGTGCACGTTACCGGGAGCGCCGTTGGGGGCAAGGTCGTGCCGAAGAGCTTCGATCTCGCCTATAAGCATGGCCGCAAGAACAAGAGCACGACGATCCGCTTCGCCAATGGCAATGTCGTCGCGGCGGAAAACCAGCCTCCGGTGAAAAAGCGCGACCCGTGGGTGGAAACATCACCGCAGGACCTTCTCAATGTGAGCGATCCGCTGAGCGCGCTCATGATACCTGCAAAGAACGGTCGGGCGGTCTGTGACCGGTCGCTGAGCGTTTTCGACGGTCAGACCCGCGCGGAGATCAAGCTTTCCTTCAATGGCACCGAATCGTTCACGACCGACGGCTTTACCGGCGAATCGGTCGTCTGCTCGGCAAAGTTCGTTCCGATTTCCGGATATCAGAAGGGCAAGAAGGCTATCGATTATCTGAGCAATCGCAGCCGGATCACGATTTCCTTCGCATCGCTTGGCAATTCGGGCATCTATGCGCCCGTCGTGGCGCGAATCGGCACGCAGATCGGCACGCTCAAGATCGAAGCCACCCGTTTTTCCAAGGTGAACTGA